A window of Ranitomeya variabilis isolate aRanVar5 chromosome 2, aRanVar5.hap1, whole genome shotgun sequence contains these coding sequences:
- the CNR1 gene encoding cannabinoid receptor 1, which yields MKSILDGLADTTFRTITTDLLYMGANEVQYEDSKSDISKLGYFPQKMALSSFQEKIIDGQSTQHLDAFNGTDIFNNTITSFKDREDNVQCGKNFMDMECFMILTPSQQLVIAALSITLGTFTVLENILVLCVILHSRSLRCRPSYHFIGSLAVADLLGSVIFVYSFVDFHVFHRIDSPNVFLFKLGGVTASFTASVGSLFLTAIDRYISIHRPLSYKRIVTRTKAVIAFCMMWTIAIVIAVLPLLGWNCKKLKSVCSDIFPLIDETYLMFWIGVTSVLLLFIVYAYMYILWKAHNHAVRMLQRGTQKSIIVHTSEDGKVHITRPDQTRMDIRLAKTLVLILVVLIICWGPLLAIMVYDVFGKMNKTVKTVFAFCSMLCLLNSTVNPIIYALRSKDLRNAFCSMFPSCEGTAQPLDNSMESDCQNRHANNSNVHRAAESCIKSTVKIAKVTMSVSTDTTAEAV from the coding sequence ATGAAGTCTATCTTGGATGGCCTGGCGGACACTACATTTAGAACAATTACCACTGACCTTCTCTATATGGGAGCAAATGAAGTTCAGTATGAAGATTCCAAGAGCGATATTTCAAAACTGGGttatttcccacaaaaaatggCTTTATCCTCCTTTCAAGAGAAAATAATTGATGGGCAAAGTACTCAACATCTGGATGCATTCAATGGAACTGATATTTTCAACAATACTATAACTTCTTTTAAAGACCGTGAAGACAATGTACAGTGTGGGAAGAACTTCATGGACATGGAATGCTTTATGATTCTTACCCCCAGTCAGCAGTTAGTTATTGCTGCCCTTTCCATCACCTTGGGTACATTCACTGTCCTGGAGAACATCCTTGTGCTCTGTGTCATCTTGCACTCGCGTAGTTTGAGATGCAGACCCTCTTATCATTTTATTGGCAGTTTGGCAGTGGCCGATCTTCTAGGCAGTGTCATTTTTGTCTACAGTTTTGTTGATTTTCATGTTTTTCATCGGATAGACAGTCCTAATGTTTTTCTTTTCAAACTAGGGGGCGTCACTGCTTCATTTACAGCCTCAGTTGGCAGTCTGTTCCTTACTGCAATAGACAGGTACATCTCAATACACAGGCCTTTGTCTTATAAAAGAATAGTCACTAGGACAAAAGCTGTCATTGCATTCTGTATGATGTGGACCATAGCTATAGTCATAGCTGTTCTTCCTCTGTTAGGATGGAATTGCAAAAAGCTCAAATCTGTATGCTCTGATATTTTCCCCCTTATCGATGAAACATACCTAATGTTTTGGATCGGAGTAACCAGTGTTCTCTTGTTGTTTATAGTGTATgcgtatatgtatatattatggaAAGCACACAACCATGCTGTGAGAATGCTGCAACGTGGCACTCAAAAAAGTATCATAGTTCACACATCAGAAGATGGCAAGGTGCACATTACTAGACCGGACCAGACCCGCATGGATATTAGGTTAGCCAAGACGCTGGTACTAATACTAGTTGTGTTAATAATTTGTTGGGGTCCTCTTCTTGCTATTATGGTTTATGATGTTTTTGGTAAAATGAACAAGACAGTAAAGACAGTGTTTGCCTTCTGCAGCATGCTTTGCTTGCTTAATTCAACTGTGAATCCCATCATCTATGCCCTTCGAAGCAAAGACTTGAGAAATGCATTTTGTAGCATGTTCCCTTCATGTGAAGGGACTGCGCAGCCTCTTGATAACAGCATGGAGTCAGACTGTCAGAATAGACATGCAAATAACAGTAATGTCCACAGAGCGGCTGAAAGCTGCATTAAAAGCACCGTTAAGATTGCCAAAGTGACCATGTCTGTGTCCACAGATACAACTGCAGAAGCAGTATAA